A DNA window from Streptomyces asoensis contains the following coding sequences:
- a CDS encoding extracellular solute-binding protein, which yields MRARAMAVVVLLLLAGCSGGGGGDEGPVTLRFQSLAWQEESVRANKELVREWNATHEHVKVEYVQGSWSAVHDQLLTSFEGGEAPDIIHDASDDLADFAHGGYLADLTGLLPARLEEDIPRRSWETTTFGDGVYGVPFLQEPRVLVANATWLRRSGVRIPTPGHPWSWTEFRRITERLSGGGRYGVAWPLKEPVSATLNLSLSAGGRMFHRGADGKVTVRFEAGDEVVPRTIHDQAGIDRSASPTTLGSGGSDTLPGFFGGRYAMVPLGFSYRQQIVQQAPEGFDWQVLPAPAGADGLAQGVSPQTLSVAEDSPHKKEAVAFVDFLLRPKNMVRLALGDWMLPTGTRALADPALHTAKDDWATGTALAAHLRPAPAQSVRGYAEWKDKVATPAFQEYYSGAIGLGELRERLEKDGNLVLARYQR from the coding sequence ATGCGCGCCCGGGCGATGGCCGTGGTCGTGCTGCTGCTCCTCGCGGGCTGTTCCGGCGGGGGCGGTGGCGACGAAGGGCCCGTCACCCTGCGCTTCCAGTCGCTGGCCTGGCAGGAGGAGTCCGTACGGGCCAACAAGGAGCTGGTGCGGGAGTGGAACGCGACCCACGAGCACGTCAAGGTCGAGTACGTGCAGGGTAGTTGGTCGGCGGTGCACGACCAGCTCCTCACCTCGTTCGAGGGCGGCGAGGCCCCCGACATCATCCATGACGCCTCCGACGACCTCGCCGACTTCGCCCACGGCGGCTACCTCGCCGATCTGACCGGGCTGCTCCCCGCCCGGCTCGAGGAGGACATCCCGCGGCGGAGTTGGGAGACGACGACCTTCGGTGACGGCGTCTACGGAGTGCCCTTCCTCCAGGAGCCGCGCGTCCTCGTCGCGAACGCCACCTGGCTCAGGCGCTCCGGGGTCCGCATCCCGACGCCCGGACACCCGTGGAGCTGGACGGAGTTCCGGCGGATCACCGAACGCCTCAGCGGCGGCGGACGGTACGGCGTGGCCTGGCCGCTGAAGGAACCCGTCTCCGCCACCCTCAACCTGTCCCTGTCGGCGGGCGGGCGGATGTTCCACCGGGGAGCCGACGGCAAGGTCACCGTCCGCTTCGAGGCCGGCGACGAGGTCGTACCGCGCACCATCCACGACCAGGCCGGCATCGACCGCAGCGCCTCGCCGACGACCCTGGGCAGCGGCGGCTCGGACACCCTCCCGGGGTTCTTCGGCGGCCGGTACGCGATGGTCCCGCTCGGCTTCTCCTACCGCCAGCAGATCGTGCAGCAGGCCCCCGAGGGGTTCGACTGGCAGGTGCTGCCCGCCCCGGCGGGCGCCGACGGACTCGCCCAGGGGGTCAGCCCGCAGACGCTGTCCGTCGCCGAGGACAGCCCGCACAAGAAGGAGGCCGTGGCGTTCGTCGACTTCCTGCTCCGGCCGAAGAACATGGTGCGCCTCGCCCTGGGCGACTGGATGCTGCCGACCGGCACACGGGCCCTGGCCGATCCCGCGCTGCACACGGCGAAGGACGACTGGGCCACCGGCACCGCGCTGGCCGCTCACCTGCGTCCGGCGCCCGCGCAGTCCGTCCGTGGCTACGCCGAGTGGAAGGACAAGGTGGCCACCCCCGCCTTCCAGGAGTACTACAGCGGGGCGATCGGACTCGGTGAGCTGCGCGAGCGGCTGGAGAAGGACGGCAACCTGGTGCTGGCGCGCTACCAGCGCTGA
- a CDS encoding carbohydrate ABC transporter permease → MRTRPAARAGQYAALLAYLSFLAFPFLWLVSVAFKPARELGSLHPTWIPEHPTLANFRQAFDEQPLLHAAVNSLLAAVGAAVVAVVVATPTAYVMARRRTRLTRAVSGWVVVSQAFPFVLVIIPLFLVLKNLRLIDSLPGLVLVYVVWALPFALWMLVGHVRAVPVELEEAAAIDGAGRLRTLVSVTAPLLAPGIAVTGLFAFVTAWNEFFFALVLLKSARQQTLPVVLTHFIGAEGVADLGPLAAAASLATLPSLVVFAIVQRRITGGVLAGAVKS, encoded by the coding sequence GTGAGAACCCGCCCGGCGGCCCGCGCCGGCCAGTACGCGGCGCTGCTCGCCTATCTGTCCTTCCTCGCCTTCCCCTTCCTGTGGCTCGTCTCGGTGGCGTTCAAGCCCGCCCGCGAACTGGGCAGTCTGCACCCCACCTGGATCCCGGAGCATCCGACCCTCGCCAACTTCCGGCAGGCGTTCGACGAACAGCCCCTGCTGCACGCCGCGGTCAACTCGCTGCTCGCTGCGGTCGGGGCCGCCGTCGTCGCCGTCGTCGTCGCCACACCGACGGCCTACGTCATGGCGCGCCGGCGCACCCGGCTCACCCGGGCCGTGTCCGGGTGGGTGGTGGTCAGCCAGGCGTTCCCGTTCGTGCTGGTGATCATCCCGCTCTTCCTGGTGCTGAAGAACCTGCGGCTGATCGACTCGCTGCCGGGCCTGGTGCTGGTGTACGTGGTGTGGGCGCTGCCGTTCGCGCTGTGGATGCTCGTCGGACACGTCAGGGCCGTCCCCGTCGAACTGGAGGAGGCGGCGGCGATCGACGGGGCCGGGCGGCTGCGGACGCTGGTCTCGGTGACGGCGCCCCTGCTGGCGCCGGGCATCGCCGTGACCGGGCTGTTCGCGTTCGTCACGGCGTGGAACGAGTTCTTCTTCGCGCTGGTGCTGCTGAAGAGCGCGCGCCAGCAGACCCTGCCGGTGGTGCTGACCCACTTCATCGGCGCGGAGGGCGTCGCCGACCTCGGACCGCTGGCCGCCGCCGCCTCCCTCGCCACCCTTCCCTCGCTGGTCGTCTTCGCGATCGTGCAGCGGCGGATCACGGGCGGCGTGCTCGCCGGGGCGGTGAAGAGCTGA
- a CDS encoding carbohydrate ABC transporter permease encodes MPTATEGTRTARRPAGTGPQRTVTAHGAWFLVLPALIPVLVLSVGPLVYGILLAFTDAQSGRTEPTRWIGALNFSDLLHDTLFWESFRIGLVWAVGVTVPQFLLALGLALLLNEDLRLRPLARALAIVPWAMPEVVVAVMWRLVYDPDAGILNETVRDLGLGDGRDWLSGLGTALPAVIVVGVWAGMPQTTVALLAGLQNTPRELHEAAAVDGAGAWRRFRAVTWPALRPIALAITALNLIWNFNSFALVYVLTNGGPGGRTRLPMLFAYEEAFRYGQFGYAAAMGCVMVAVVSVCLACFLAGRIRGGGDA; translated from the coding sequence GTGCCGACGGCGACCGAGGGGACACGGACCGCGCGCCGCCCGGCCGGCACCGGCCCGCAGCGCACCGTCACCGCCCACGGCGCGTGGTTCCTGGTCCTGCCTGCCCTGATCCCCGTCCTCGTCCTGAGCGTCGGTCCGCTGGTCTACGGCATCCTCCTGGCCTTCACCGACGCGCAGTCGGGCCGCACCGAGCCCACCCGGTGGATCGGCGCGCTCAACTTCTCCGACCTGCTGCACGACACGCTGTTCTGGGAATCGTTCCGCATCGGCCTGGTCTGGGCGGTCGGCGTGACCGTCCCGCAGTTCCTGCTCGCCCTCGGGCTCGCCCTGCTCCTGAACGAGGACCTGCGGCTGCGCCCGCTGGCCCGCGCGCTCGCGATCGTCCCCTGGGCGATGCCGGAGGTCGTGGTCGCGGTCATGTGGCGGCTCGTGTACGACCCGGACGCCGGCATCCTCAACGAGACCGTGCGCGATCTGGGCCTGGGGGACGGACGGGACTGGCTCAGCGGACTGGGCACGGCCCTGCCCGCGGTGATCGTGGTGGGGGTGTGGGCGGGCATGCCGCAGACGACCGTCGCCCTGCTCGCCGGCCTCCAGAACACCCCGCGGGAACTGCACGAGGCGGCCGCGGTGGACGGCGCGGGCGCCTGGCGCCGGTTTCGTGCGGTCACCTGGCCGGCGCTGCGGCCCATCGCCCTCGCCATCACGGCCCTCAACCTCATCTGGAACTTCAACTCCTTCGCCCTGGTCTACGTCCTCACCAACGGCGGGCCCGGCGGCCGCACCCGGCTGCCCATGCTCTTCGCCTACGAAGAGGCCTTCCGCTACGGCCAGTTCGGGTACGCGGCGGCGATGGGCTGTGTGATGGTCGCGGTGGTCTCGGTGTGCCTGGCCTGCTTCCTCGCCGGCCGGATCAGGGGAGGTGGCGACGCGTGA
- a CDS encoding phosphotransferase enzyme family protein, with protein MDEARAREVLAAADVLPGAAADARLLALGENAVFAAGDLVVKVGRDAGLLDRARHELDVAAWLAGAGVPAVRAAGSEPLLVDGHPVTLWHRLPDPVRPAGPRDLAELLRLVHALPVPSFGLPARDLLSGVERWLRLAGDAVDPADAAYLRERRDGFATAAAALTPRLPAGPIHGDALPRNVHIGPDGPVLVDLETVSADLREHDLVVMALSRDRYGLPAEAYDAFTRAYGWDVREWSGCAVLRGARETASCAWVAQHAPANPKAAQEFRRRVASLRDGDEAVRWYPF; from the coding sequence ATGGACGAGGCACGGGCGCGGGAGGTACTCGCCGCGGCGGACGTGCTGCCCGGCGCGGCGGCGGACGCGCGGCTCCTCGCGCTGGGCGAGAACGCGGTGTTCGCCGCCGGTGACCTGGTCGTCAAGGTGGGCCGCGACGCCGGGCTCCTCGACCGGGCCCGGCACGAGCTGGACGTCGCGGCCTGGCTCGCCGGGGCGGGCGTCCCGGCCGTACGGGCCGCCGGGTCCGAGCCGCTGCTCGTGGACGGCCACCCCGTGACCCTGTGGCACCGGCTGCCGGACCCGGTGCGGCCGGCCGGGCCGCGGGATCTGGCCGAACTCCTGCGCCTCGTGCACGCCCTGCCCGTTCCGTCGTTCGGTCTGCCCGCGCGCGATCTGCTCTCCGGGGTCGAGCGCTGGCTGCGGCTGGCGGGCGACGCCGTCGACCCGGCGGACGCGGCGTATCTGCGCGAGCGGCGGGACGGGTTCGCCACGGCGGCCGCCGCGCTCACCCCGCGGCTGCCGGCCGGCCCCATCCACGGCGACGCACTGCCCCGCAATGTGCACATCGGCCCCGACGGCCCGGTCCTGGTCGACCTGGAGACCGTCTCCGCCGATCTGCGCGAGCACGACCTGGTGGTCATGGCGCTGTCCCGGGACCGGTACGGGCTGCCCGCCGAGGCGTACGACGCCTTCACGCGGGCCTACGGCTGGGATGTGCGGGAGTGGTCGGGCTGCGCGGTGCTGCGGGGTGCCCGCGAGACGGCGAGCTGCGCCTGGGTGGCTCAGCACGCGCCCGCCAACCCCAAGGCCGCCCAGGAGTTCCGGCGCCGGGTGGCGTCACTGCGCGACGGCGACGAGGCGGTGCGGTGGTATCCGTTCTGA
- a CDS encoding 3'-5' exonuclease, translating to MAWYRELLVGFDLETTGTDPREARIVTAAVIEVGDGQVLGHREWLADPGVEIPADAVAVHGISNERAAGEGAPADRVADAIADVLVGYWRTGVPVVAYNAAFDLTLLSAELLRHGLPSLSERLGGLDPAPVVDPYTIDRSVDRYRRGKRNLEAVCGEYGVPLDSAHDASADALAAARLARAIAVRHPKVAALGPAELHRRQIEWYAEWAADFQDFLRRKGDPDAVVDGAWPVREPADRPA from the coding sequence ATGGCCTGGTACCGCGAGCTGCTCGTCGGCTTCGACCTGGAGACGACCGGGACGGACCCGCGCGAGGCGCGCATCGTCACGGCAGCCGTGATCGAGGTCGGGGACGGACAGGTCCTGGGACACCGCGAATGGCTGGCGGATCCGGGAGTGGAGATCCCGGCCGACGCGGTGGCGGTCCACGGGATCAGCAACGAGCGGGCAGCGGGCGAGGGCGCCCCCGCCGACCGGGTCGCCGACGCGATAGCCGACGTCCTGGTGGGCTACTGGCGCACGGGCGTCCCCGTCGTCGCCTACAACGCCGCCTTCGACCTGACCCTGCTCTCCGCCGAGCTGCTGCGCCACGGCCTGCCCTCCCTGAGCGAGCGCCTGGGCGGCCTCGACCCGGCACCGGTCGTCGACCCGTACACCATCGACCGCTCGGTCGACCGGTACCGGCGCGGCAAGCGCAACCTCGAAGCGGTCTGCGGCGAGTACGGCGTGCCCCTCGACTCCGCGCACGACGCGTCCGCCGACGCCCTCGCGGCGGCCCGCCTCGCCCGTGCGATAGCCGTCCGCCACCCCAAGGTCGCGGCCCTCGGCCCGGCGGAACTGCACCGCCGTCAGATCGAGTGGTACGCCGAGTGGGCGGCGGACTTCCAGGACTTCCTGCGCCGCAAGGGCGACCCGGACGCGGTGGTGGACGGCGCCTGGCCGGTCCGCGAGCCGGCCGACAGACCGGCCTGA